The following coding sequences are from one Procambarus clarkii isolate CNS0578487 chromosome 86, FALCON_Pclarkii_2.0, whole genome shotgun sequence window:
- the LOC123769392 gene encoding uncharacterized protein, with amino-acid sequence MVVRAVVVVVVVLAAEVYTQHTTPVTSTLHNHNQHLTVFGRQVISPPLPPNHTYLPFTVGGGAIELTKRRDSQRDITPLGSQEVYLPHGTVASVNTSQQPPGVAHASSGKKKLLHKSAGRGSESGQGKGAWGSEEGRPDCPHLAASQLVQDGFHRAVRLGLEECSRLWCSQVEGSEERQHQNGVYHVVQLGHVAEYQHVCLLNLTNMIVLHHSWPMCSSDFVCATNHSVFEMSASDCMPWQCWAAETLVLVFMLFVSVCITLMSVVIMVVTVACPQFHKPKYYLRFSLAATDFFIGIIVCGHAAYNQWVGLTEIPLDRFPYYGNLKEGQLFRHVPNCLWGVSDVLTQISGFFVTSNMIISLYTLSLMSLDRYLLLTRTHYRALVTSSRVTAALVMSWGCGLLVPSLHFVYRPQMQEDICINYDTSSFDVHIINIESKIATADYKVYLKHAVPLSVTLVVVGLPIISLLIFSFRALRKYNSYTRDRSVRQVKSALQLTQNHCTLSRQASSTSLAAMVNLTATPTHVHPNGAKAAAHHHTSTPPPYKIKYTFKKKSVERDNGNYDPTLTTSLVRMSAAGDTDLDDYSRTLSGHIVVRTKAGAAPAALEAAGAGEPPPPLDRSCRQSMLGSLGLRRLLSPNTTQHHVAATIRRLRGTVGGERVTVRERDREITCTVLVNVAVFIFACFPLLGVGGWMMFLYFTQQDTINNPAPLKQLLFVAPWLMALNSLWNAVLHLSYNHKFRSATGHMIRVSWRKVCRVFCHYNPLQQ; translated from the exons ATGGTGGTCAGggctgtggttgtagtggtggtggttctggcGGCTGAGGTATACACTCAACACACTACCCCGGTCacctccaccctccacaaccacaaccaacacctgACCGTGTTTGGCAGGCAGGTTATCTCGCCCCCTCTGCCACCCAATCACACATACTTGCCGTTTACAGTAGGCGGAGGAGCGATAGAACTGACGAAGAGGAGAGACTCCCAGAGAGACATTACCCCACTAGGGAGCCAGGAGGTGTACTTACCTCACGGTACTGTAGCaagtgtcaacaccagccagcagccgccTGGTGTCGCACATGCGTCCTCGGGCAAGAAAAAACTACTACATAAATCTGCTGGAAGAGGTAGTGAGAGCGGGCAGGGGAAAGGTGCCTGGGGTAGTGAAGAAGGGCGGCCGGACTGCCCCCATCTGGCCGCCTCGCAGCTGGTGCAAGACGGGTTTCACCGCGCCGTCCGGCTTGGTCTGGAGGAGTGTTCCAGACTGTGGTGCTCGCAGGTGGAGGGCAGCGAAGAGCGGCAGCACCAGAACGGTGTGTACCACGTGGTGCAGTTGGGTCACGTGGCAGAGTACCAGCACGTGTGTCTGCTCAACCTCACAAACATGATCGTCCTCCACCACTCGTGGCCCATGTGCTCCAGCGACTTCGTGTGCGCGACCAACCACTCGGTCTTCGAGATGTCAGCGTCAGACTGCATGCCGTGGCAGTGCTGGGCGGCGGAGACCTTGGTGCTGGTCTTCATGTTGTTTGTCTCTGTCTGCATTACCCTGATGAGTGTcgtcatcatggtcgtcaccgtcGCCTGTCCACAGTTCCACAAGCCCAAGTATTACCTCAGGTTCTCGCTCGCAGCTACAGATTTCTTCATAGGGATTATCGTGTGCGGTCATGCCGCTTATAACCAGTGGGTTGGCCTCACAGAAATTCCCTTAGATAGATTCCCATACTACGGCAACCTGAAGGAAGGTCAGCTTTTCCGACACGTTCCCAACTGCCTGTGGGGCGTGTCGGACGTGCTCACGCAGATTAGCGGcttcttcgtcacgtccaacatgATTATATCGCTGTACACACTGTCACTGATGAGCCTGGACCGCTACCTGTTGCTGACCAGGACTCACTACCGCGCCCTCGTCACCTCCAGCCGCGTCACCGCCGCCCTCGTCATGTCCTGGGGCTGCGGCCTCCTCGTGCCCTCGCTTCACTTCGTCTACAGACCCCAGATGCAAGAAGACATATGCATTAACTACGACACTTCGTCGTTCGACGTCCACATCATCAACATCGAAAGCAAGATCGCTACAGCGGACTACAAAGTGTACCTGAAGCACGCGGTGCCGCTGAgcgtgacgctggtggtggtggggctccccATCATCTCTCTCCTCATCTTCTCCTTCAGGGCGCTACGCAAGTACAACTCGTACACGCGGGACCGATCAGTCCGGCAGGTCAAGTCAGCCCTCCAGCTGACGCAGAACCATTGTACCCTCTCGCGCCAGGCCAGCTCCACCAGCCTGGCCGCCATGGTCAACCTCACCGCCACGCCCACCCATGTACATCCCAATGGCGCCAAAGCCGCCGCCCACCATCACACCTCAACGCCACCGCCATACAAGATCAAATATACATTTAAAAAGAAAAGCGTGGAGCGTGACAACGGGAACTACGACCCGACTCTGACGACCTCCTTGGTGCGGATGTCTGCTGCAGGAGATACTGACTTAGACGACTACTCACGCACTCTCTCAGGTCA Cattgtagttcgaacaaaa GCGGGGGCGGCGCCGGCGGCACTAGAGGCAGCAGGTGCaggagagccaccaccaccactcgacAGGTCGTGCCGCCAGAGCATGTTGGGCTCTCTTGGCCTCCGACGGCTGCTCTCTcctaacaccacccaacaccacgttGCTGCCACCATCAGACGCCTCAGAGG GACGGTGGGCGGGGAGCGCGTGAcggtaagagagagagacagagagatcacCTGTACCGTCCTGGTCAACGTGGCCGTGTTCATCTTCGCCTGCTTCCCGCTCCTGGGCGTCGGGGGGTGGATGATGTTCCTCTACTTCACTCAGCAG